A single window of Ornithorhynchus anatinus isolate Pmale09 chromosome 3, mOrnAna1.pri.v4, whole genome shotgun sequence DNA harbors:
- the LOC100084088 gene encoding olfactory receptor 1009 — protein sequence MFLIFYASSAETDGENDTISGFILMGLTDGPGHQIPLSILFLMIYGMTLVGNLGIITLIGMDSRLQTPMYFFLSHLSFVDLCYSSVVAPKLLEILFTEKKAISFLGCAAQMWFFGILVATECFLLAAMACDRYVAICSPLVYTIIMSPKTCIQLATAPYVIGLVNATIHTTATFGLTFCGSRKINHFFCDIAPLLSLSCSSIQVNEILTLLMASLIGVLSGAVILISYTRIVSAILRIRSVEGRYKVFSTCASHLTSVIIFYGTLFFTYVRPPSQDNADKVASVFYSLVIPMLNPLIYSLRNKEVNNSLRRMIARRRLSTRY from the coding sequence ATGTTTCTTATCTTCTATGCTTCTTCGGCAgaaacagatggagaaaatgacACAATCTCCGGGTTCATTCTCATGGGACTGACAGATGGTCCAGGACACCAAATCCCGCTCTCCATCCTATTTCTAATGATCTATGGGATGACCCTAGTGGGAAATCTCGGAATAATTACATTAATCGGGATGGACTCCCGTCTTCAAACCCCCATGTACTTtttcctcagccacttgtctttcGTTGACCTCTGCTACTCATCAGTGGTTGCCCCAAAGTTGCTAGAAATCCTCTTCACTGAGAAGAAAGCCATCTCTTTCCTGGGCTGTGCAGCCCAAATGTGGTTCTTCGGCATACTGGTGGCTACCGAATGCTTCCTGCTGGCTGCCATGGCATGTGACCGCTATGTGGCTATCTGTAGCCCCCTAGTTTATACTATCATTATGTCCCCAAAGACCTGCATCCAGCTGGCGACTGCTCCGTATGTAATCGGGTTGGTGAACGCCACGATCCACACGACTGCTACCTTCGGCCTCACTTTCTGTGGCTCCAGGAAGATCAATCATTTCTTCTGTGACATCGCCCCACTTCTCTCCCTGTCCTGTTCCAGCATTCAGGTGAACGAGATCCTCACTCTTCTCATGGCGTCTCTGATTGGAGTACTGAGTGGGGCGGTGATCCTCATTTCCTACACCCGCATCGTCTCTGCCATCCTGAGAATCCGGTCTGTGGAGGGCAGATATAAAGTCTTTTCCACCTGCGCTTCCCATCTGACTTCTGTCATCATTTTCTACGGGACCCTCTTCTTCACGTATGTCCGACCTCCTTCCCAAGATAACGCTGACAAAGTGGCTTCCGTGTTTTACTCTCTGGTGATCCCAATGCTGAATCCCTtgatctacagcctgaggaacaaggAAGTGAACAACTCTCTGAGGAGGATGATAGCAAGGAGAAGGCTTTCTACAAGATATTAA